ACTATAGGCAGCATCTCCACTTGAGGTGCCAATTACCCTGATTCTAATGTATCGCACAGGAATTGAATTTTCATCAAACTTCACTTTATATGGTGCTTTCCCATCATCAGTACGAGTCACATCTTTCAGTAAACTCCAGCCCCTGCCTTGCATTTCCTGGCTCCATCCAGCTACGTTTGGAGGGGTTGCTGTAATCGTTGAGGCATCTAAAACCGATACTCCCCAAATCTCAAATCTAACTGGATTATTACAACAGTCGCGACCTATAATTTCAAACTGAGATAAACCAGTATATATTTTTCCTAAATCAAATGTCAACTGATGCGGAAGCGGATGGCTTCCATCACTGTGAAAGATATCCGGATACCCTGTTGGACTAGTGTTTCCATTCCATATTTGACTAAGAGATGTTGAGCCGTTGTAAGTACCCACATCATTTGTAACATGAACTTCCTTAAATAAGGATTTGTCTAACGGAATAATAATATTTGACAGACTTGTATAATCTGTAGTCGTGAATATGTCAATAGCATTACTTACAGGCTTGTAACTTGATTTGTATAAAATTGGTGTACCTGATTTATAACCAGGCAGATAAATTGAGTATACAGAAGAATCAATTGTTAACGATTTAATCATATTGTCATTCATCGTGTATTTAATCTCCGTAGCCACATTAATTGTATCTGCTTTTTCAAAATTCAAGGTAATTCCACTTGTACCCAGATCATATGGGGTAGCTACATTTAAAAACCTATTCGTTAAACTTGCTGCGTAACTTTCGCCATAAACTTTAACATTATTAATAGCAACTGGAACAGAACGATTTCCTTTTTGGTCATAAGAATACACCGTAAATGAATAATCATATTCATTTAAATTCTCAATCATTTTAGAAATCATATCCGCTGGATTATGATTATTTGAATTGAATTGAACAGAATCAGCACCATTATTCCAGAATATTCTATACTGGGTTACAGTTGGATCAGGACTGGGATGCCATGAAAGGGTTACTCTATGGTTTCCTGGAGCCGCCTGTATTTGCTTTGGAAGTCCGGGATATGTTTTCTCTGCGCCGTCGAGGTAGTCTCTGTAATCAAGCGCGTCTTTACTACAGCTATTAACCAAAAATAAAGTGGCAATGCAGGCAGTTAGGATATATATATTAAATTTCATATTAGCTGTTTTAAAATCTGACATTATTTGGTATTTCCGTAAAAGGATAATTCCATCACGTGTGCAAAATCCGTTTTACCCCATGTAGAACTTACAGCCAAACGGATAAACTTTACTTTGGGTGCACTTAATGGAATATTGAATTCAAAGCCAGCATATACTGCAGCCAAATCCGCAGGCGTAATTTGATTCGGCGAACTTCCTGATGGCGGTGGTGGACATGTGAAATTACCCAGGTTAACCCAATCGCCCACAACTGTACCATATTCTGAAGTCAAAGGCAATTCTATATCTTGTGGTGCAGTTTTGTCAGACCCCCATAACGTCCATGTTTTAGCATTTGCATGTTTATAGGCATAATTATTCCCAAAGGCTTCACCTCTTTCCCAAAGTTTATACCTACTAAGTTTAGTCAGCTTACCAATGCTAAA
The Pedobacter sp. MC2016-14 DNA segment above includes these coding regions:
- a CDS encoding DUF4998 domain-containing protein, giving the protein MKFNIYILTACIATLFLVNSCSKDALDYRDYLDGAEKTYPGLPKQIQAAPGNHRVTLSWHPSPDPTVTQYRIFWNNGADSVQFNSNNHNPADMISKMIENLNEYDYSFTVYSYDQKGNRSVPVAINNVKVYGESYAASLTNRFLNVATPYDLGTSGITLNFEKADTINVATEIKYTMNDNMIKSLTIDSSVYSIYLPGYKSGTPILYKSSYKPVSNAIDIFTTTDYTSLSNIIIPLDKSLFKEVHVTNDVGTYNGSTSLSQIWNGNTSPTGYPDIFHSDGSHPLPHQLTFDLGKIYTGLSQFEIIGRDCCNNPVRFEIWGVSVLDASTITATPPNVAGWSQEMQGRGWSLLKDVTRTDDGKAPYKVKFDENSIPVRYIRIRVIGTSSGDAAYSNISEVSFWYK